Genomic window (Alligator mississippiensis isolate rAllMis1 chromosome 7, rAllMis1, whole genome shotgun sequence):
GGCATGTGTGGAAGAGCCCCGAGGGGAAGGCCACGCTGTGCCGAGCCCCGGCGGGCCCGGCTCCGCGTCCCTGCGGATCAAGACGATGCGCGGGGCGGCGGCCGCGCTCAGGCGCAGGTGGTGACCGCGGGGGCCAGCGCGGCGGGCggcgaggcggcggcggcggcggcggggccctTGTCGCCCTTCTTCTCCTTCTGCTTGAGGTGGATCTTGGCGTGCCGCTTGCGCTCGTCGCTGCGCGCGAACTTGCGGCCGCAGAACTCGCAGGCGAAGGGCTTCTCGCCCGTGTGCGTGCGGATGTGCGTGGTGAGGTGGTCGCTGCGGCTGAAGCTCCGCATGCAGATGCGGCACTGGAAGGGCTTGTGGCCCGTGTGGATCCGCAGGTGCCGCGTCAGCTCGTCGGAGCGCGAGAAGCGGCGGTCGCAGCCCTCGGCCGGGCAGGCGTGCGGCCGCTCGTGCAGCGGCGTCTTGCTGGGCCGGTTCGGGTACTTGCGCGGCCGGATGGGCTTGAGGGCCAGCGGCGGCTGCTGCAGCCCGCCGAAGCCCGGGTGGATCTGCTTGTCCTTGAAGGCTTTGATGGTCTCCAGCGGCGTGATGGGGGGAGGGTTCACGCGCAGCGGGTCCAGGCCCTGGAAGGGCTTGTGCTCGGGCAGCGCGCCCATGTCGCCGGGGTGGTGGTACAGGTTGTAGTCGGGCAGCATGGGGAAGTCGGGCATCTTGGCCGCCTGGTAGTCCTGCGGCGAGTAGGGCAGGCCGGCGTTGCCCTGCGGGTCGTGGAAGGCCACGGGCTCCGGGTACAGGTCGCCGCAGGCGGAGTAGGGCGGCAGCGCGGGGTACATCTGCTCCACGTCGCCCTGCGGCTGCACCATGCTGGCCGCCGACGTCTGGGTGCTGGTGATGGCGCTGGAGGAGGGCGGCACCCCCAGCAGCCCCGCGCTCATGAGGCTGATGATGTTGTCCTGGCACCAGTTGGACGGGGAGTCGAAGGCGAATTTCCCCAGGTAGGTCACGGTCTTGTTGCCGGGCGCGGGCTGGAAAGTGCCCGAGTAGGACGACAGCTCCTGGCTCGGCTTCTCGCTCGCCAAGCCTATGTCCATCACATTGTCTGCAAGAGAAGCGGCCGCCAGTGAGCGAGCGAGCGAGGGCCccgagccgccgccgccggcgcCCACCCCCCGGCGGCCCCTTCCCGCGGGGGCGGAGGATGCAGGCACCTGGCGGCGCAGGTAGGctcgggcggggcggggcgggccccGGCTTCCCCGGGAGAAGGCAGCGAGCGAGCGGGGAGTCGGGGGCGGGaatcccaccctcccccccgccccgatcGGGCCCTCGGAGCAGCGCCGGGCCGCCTCCTCGGCAGCCCGGGCTCACCTGCTTCCCCCCGGACTGGCTCCGAGCTCGCACTATTGCCACCACTCCCGCCGCACCCCCGTGGTGGAAAGCAGCCTCCACACCCCCACGCCCTGCCGCGCCGACAGCAAGATTCACAAAAGTCCGGGCCGGATTATTCCTCCCGGGAGCCGAGCGCGGCGATCGGGATCCCAGCCGCAgccacacatgtacacacacacacacacacatgcatgtacacacgcatgtatacacacacacacacacgcgcagcCCGAGTCACATTGCAGCAGCACACCGCACCCGGGGGAAGCGCGCACGCTCTGCCTCTGCCGCCGGGGCTTAGGGCCCTCTCCCTGCCTGCGCCCCCTCCCCACGCCGCCCCCGggaccagcccctgccagctctaccttccacctccctccctgcctggcggCTGTGCAGCGGCGGAGGCAGCGATCGCCGGCAAACACGCCGAGGCgggggctggctgggtgggcGGCTGGGTGGGCGGCTGGGGGAACGATTCCCAAGCCCGGCATCTCCTTCTCCGTGGAGGCTCCATCACACCCCGCACCCAAAACcgccctcctcctctcccttcctcgcggccccctgcccctcacctgcagcCATCTGGTTGTAGTGAGCCACGGACTCGCTGTTGCCGGAGAAGAGGTTCAGAGAGTTGGGGATCTCCTCGGGGTACAGATTGTCAGGCAACTGGTTCATCAAAGTGTTCATGGTCCCCGGCAGCTTCTCCACGAGTTTGCCTGTCATAGCACTGGAGAGGAGGCAGGTTCAGAGCGGCTCCCAGCTCCGCTCCCGATGCAACGACATCCGAATGGCAAATCCGTGCCAGGGAAATCATGCAAgaaaaaagttggggggggggggggaggagggggctggttTGCGGAGGAGggcgaggggggtgggggggtccaaaGGCGGGGTACAATCCTCAGTGGGTCCCGGGTGGTGTTTCCtcgaggggggaggggggctgctgtgcctcgCAGCTGCGGTTGTAGAAGCGGGTGGGAGTAGCtgatccctcccctctcctctttttGCGCTCTCCTCTCTCGCTCGCTCGCTAGCTCTCCCCCTCTCTTGCTCGCAGGTTcactcactgctgcccaaatgcTCAGCCAGGGAAATCCACAGCCTATTTATGAGAGCGGCGGGAAAGCTCCGTGACGTAGCTGCCCATATAAGGACAGACAAAGCGGAGCCGAGGGCCGACGTCACAATGGAAGCTCCTCACAATGGAACATTAGAAAGCAGGAAGCGGCGCCCCGGCCGAGCCGCTGCAAGCCCGCCGCGCGCCGCCCGGCTGCCCGCTGCCCCGGGGaggggcctgccctgccccgcgggGCCCCTCCGGACACCGCGtcccaggggctgtgctgcagccccACTTGGAGAAGACTTggtgggggggcacaactccCCTGGGGCAGCCTGGTCCCGTCCCGAATAACACGGGGCAGGTGTCCCAGGCTGAGCCGGGTCCCGCTGGCGCAGCCCGGGCGTGAGCACTCCGCGCAGTCATGCCTCCGCCTCCGGGGCTGCTGCGAGAGACCCGCGGggtgcccctgcctccccagcgcCCGGAGCAGCCGGGAGAGGGACGGCACAGGCACCCCGCACCCCGGGCCGGCCGAGCCCAGGCACACCTGTTGCCCCCCGCCCGCAGCTTGGTGCCAAGCGATGCTCTGCGGGGACCAGGGCTGCAGCGGCCGGGGATGCTGCGGGCAGGGGGCGGTGCAGCGCCAGACCCGGGCAGCCTTAAAGCCTCGCTTGGGGCTGCACCCATGGcttgggagggagaagggcaggttGCACTGGGGGTGTCTGGTTGCGGCTGGGCGCTGCGGGCAGGGACGCTGCCCCCGCACGGCGCGGGCCCGGGAGCGTGGGAAAGCGCCgcgggagccgctcggcgccggGGCCAGCCGGGACCTGCCCCCGCCCGgccgggcccagcccagcccagccccggcggGAGGAtgcggggcgggggcagggctggttCCGGGGAAGGGGACGCGTGGCACGGGCAGAGCCCGCGCGTGGGAGCAGAGCCCCGTGCCGGGCCGTGCAGGGCCGGCCGGGGGAGCGGGGCGCTGCAGGgcggagccgagccgagccgagccgggccaggccgggccagcAGCCGAGGGGAAGCTCCATACAAGGCCCGAATCCGGCCCCGCCTCCGGATCCTTATTTGGCGGCCGGTTCCGGTTCCCTGCttgcctcttctttttttttccctccttcttcccctcccctccctggttTTTGGCTCCTTGCATCCTCCGGGCCGCCGCACGCCCGGGGTGGGAGGCCTACCCCCGGCAGCTCAGCTCCGCAGGCCCCGGGGAGTGCTCCGCCCCGAGCCCGAGGCACGTGCAGGCAGGGGGGCCTACCCCAGCCACGGTCTCTGCAAAGCACCGGAGGAGGGAGCTCCCCTGGGGGCAGATCCAGGGCCCCTCGGAGctgcccgcacccccgggagctCCTCCAGCCGCAGGGGCTGTAAGGGTCCAGCCCCTGCGCCTGGGGCGGGCAGGGAAGATGCCCGACACAGGCCCCTGTTTCTGCTCCGGGGTCATTGCTTCCCACCCATTCTTCTGAGTGGGGCTGGGATGCTCTGGGGCCTCTCCATCGGAGCCAGATCACTCTTGTCCCACCCTGAAGCCCTGGGGGAACGGCTCTGCTCTCACGCAGGCAAGGCAGGGTGAACAGAGTGGGACGCCCTCCCaactccagcacctgtgctgcttCCCCGCCTCCCCTGCCACATGCATCACTGTAGTCTAAAGTTACTCCAGACTcgatggtggaggggctgggcgtTTGCTTCAGGTTCCTGGCAGGCCCAGGTGAGACTTTTGTTCCTAATTACCATGCAGGAGCAAGCAGGCACTGGCCCAGCTGTCCTCACCCTGAGATGATGAAAGGCAGGTTCCAGGCCTGCATCCGTCTGAgtgccaggcagccctgccccagccctggcttggTTCCACGTGGTACCAACCAAAGTGGATCTCTGCCTGGGGAGATGATGATTGTCcaatgggaggagaggcagcagtGGAGCTCCCACCTGGAGGTCTTTCACGTTGCTAAGTACACCCTTCACCTCGGAGCTCTCTACCACCAAGTTTACACAGAGAGGGGAAAATATTCCTCACTGATAATCCAAGCACAAAGAAGTCCAGTGCAATGTCTGAAGCCCTTGCCTCCCACAGCAGGGTTTATGCCCAGGTCCAAGCCAAATGAGTCACAAGGGCCAGTTTACACAAGAATATTGTACTTGTTTAGCCTAAATTAAACTGATTTAGTGACAGTGGGATAAGCCCCAACATTGACAACTTTACTTGAGTTTGGGAGTGCTTTACTGCGATTTAACTTGTCTAGATAAACCAATATAAGTTCAACTGGTGCAAGCTGCCAAAATGAACGAGGTCCATGTTTAAACCCCCAGTTAACAAGCTTCTGACCTGTGTCTAAGGAGGCAAGGGTCTGTCTAGCTATCAGCTGTTCCTCTTCTCCAAGGCAGCTCTTCATTGTAGGACTGGCCAGGCCCTGAGCCCTGGGACAAAGCAGTCTGAGAGgaataaagggaaaaagaaatcagCTTTACATCCATCCACTGAAACTCCTTTGCATTTACTGGCAAGCACATAGGAAGACAGAGATTTGTGTTTTGATTTTCAGAGGTAACCTCAGCATGCACACAAATCAGCTAAGAACAAATATATCAATAAATTCTGATCACTTCTGGTTCCTTAAGGCAGGAATTGTTGTGtgtggttgtttgtttgtttttggggtttttttattatgtGTTTGTATAAAATCTGTATGGCAAGAAAGGGCCTCTCCACCTAATGGCAATCTCTGGGCAGTACTTGGTTCTGGAATGCAAATCAATCAAATTAATAACAATCATGATAATGATGGTGATGATGTAACAACTTTGATCCAGGTACCTGAAATGCTAcaaaaggggggggtgggggggaaagcacattttcttctgttttcaagAACTCTCCATATTAATAAAGCATAGAAAGTGAAACTGGTGTAGCCTCAAACTTAGCATCTAACTTTGGCTGCCTTGTCAACCTCAAAAACATCCTAAATGTAGCACTGGTGTCAGGGAGTTTTGCTGCCTTgagcaaactggaaaaaaatacattttttcccccGGCAGCCCCTCATTCTCTTACACGGTCACTCAGCATTGTGCTGTCTTCAGAGACTCATCTGCTGATTTGGAAGCAGTGTGATTAAATAGTTAAACAGGGTTTAAGAAAGAACACAGGACCCCTGGGCTCTGTTCCTGGCTCTAAAACTGACAGGCCCCGTGATCCTGGGCAAGGCACTTTACCTTTCTGCAGCTTGAGCCACCTTAGCTGCTGAATTCAGGTTGTGAAAGTCAGGGTCACTAGTGATGCACTTTTCAGACACCTTCTGACCTTTGGTGTCTTTGTCCttgtgtggcaaagtggggttCCCGCCtggccacagtgctaggttccccactcgCCTTTGGGTATGCCTCCCACCTgacttacctgccatgccttgttcttaattaattgtTAATTAAGGCAAGAGGCTAcccattttatgccctgatgccagggggcgccatctgcagctccaaaccttccctacactgcagcccatgcctcgcagatggcatccagatgtttacagtgctcccggcctacagccagaccaagcttaggccaTGCCATCAGGCctctcagtcacacacacattcataccaccctctTCTCACTAGGGCCCCTCTCACTCCACCCTCTCACAAGGTCTCTTTCATACATCAACGACTCATCCTGCCTTACTCCATCTTGGAGCGGGCTCCTTacgccataggcttagctagtccatcccttgggtggcagacgtaccattTTTcagcctctcccatgaccctcaccggggtagtggccagccagttacccgactgggtctaagcttgctctAGCCCTTTCTGGGGATGACTCTATATACGTATACATCCTGGGCTCTCAGCCTTCTGGTTTTCCTTCCCCGCCTGACCGGGGCTCTTCATCTCCGCCCCTTCCTGGGGCCACCCCTCACCTGGGGCTACTCATTCCTGCCCCCCTCATCTGGGgccacccccctcactggggctctacaccaccccctcacttggggccaccGGGCTTCGCTCCCCCGTGGGCTCAGCTGGCcatagccgtgcctggccccactctccctcctcggggttttgcaccccacagggctcaggtggcctcggccatgcctggcccccaactgCCTCCAGTGTTActtaacccacccaaaggtgagggctagggttaaggcacccctactcacccttcaccagggtgataactggcctggcattcccTGCAGgttcccgcgccactgagagccccaccaggccacccactcccagcagggtgcagttttaggtcatgcccaggaccaggcgcctcctagccatcccctacagctcctcccttacctccaggacaTCATGGAGCGTTGTAGCCAACAATCTGTCTAtatgggcagccagagatctaaaatggccaccacagtcaagcacctgctggctgcttggctccggtcttaaagtggcaggcaccaacaatcCCCACGAGAGACAGGGAAGTGCTGCTatctcccatttcacagatggagaactgaggcacagagagagatgcTAAGGaggtctagagaagagaaaggaatgaTATCGAGGCCTTTCCCATCCCACCGGACCATCTGTTTTGCAGCGTTCCAGACGGCTGCCTGCGCCTCTGACAAAAAGGGGTAGACTGCCAATACCAAATTCCCCATATGTGGGGAGAGCTGCCGTTGCCCCAAACTGTGAATATTAATGACCCCTTCATGCCGGTCCCTCTGTACCATGTAGGCTTTGGCTGTCAGCTGACATGTGACTTCTCTCAGTCTTGTGACtacaggccctgctgctgcccagcaaatTTAGCAGAAGTTCATCTGTTCAGGAAGGTGTGAGAGTGATTCATGTGCTGCTTGCTCTGCTGAAACTCCCACAGGTGCAGAGAGGGGCAGCACCTCTGGGGAGAGGGAACTCGCTGGAGGGTGATCTCAGGGGACATGGGGGGTTTTAAAAGGGGAACTATTTCATTTTGCATCTAAGCACCAACAACTTAAAGTACATACAAAGAAAAAAGCTTGACCTGGATCTTCTGTACAGGGAATTGTGTCCCTGGTATGAGCATACacaggcccagatcctcaaaagcATTTACGCACCAAACTTCACTGAAATGATCCAGGACCTAAATCTGGGCTATGGAGGAAAACCCCATGACCATCTTCCCAGCTAGAAGGAGGTGGCCTCAGCCAGCCACATATGTAGAGATGGGAAAAAAAGAATCTCTTCATGTCTCTCCATGTATTTTCATGTCTTAGGGAACCTGACTTCGAGATTCCCAAGATGACTCCGAGTTTCTGGGATGCTCTCGCATGTGGTTGCGCTGCCATAAGGCCCTTAAGGAGACCTGGCTTCGGACAGCTGTATTGATTGGTGGTCAGTACCTTCGGCTCTTTCTTTTTAGTAGCATACTCAGATGCCAGGTGTGGTCTCCATATTAACCAGATGCTAAGACATTTGGCCCTATACCCCTCACTGATTCTGAGTGGGCAGCTAAAACAGCTGGCCAGAGGGTTATAAGTATAGAAGGCTCCATGAGTAGGTTACTTTAGATGAAATCTTTCCCTCAAGTGGCTTATAGACAGAGGCAAACGTGAGCTGTTCAGTCATCAGGCACCACCACCTAGGGGTGGCAACAGGGGTCCCAGCAAGGCTGCATGCATTATTCTGGCCCCCCTGTCTGCTTTGTTGGTAAGCATTGGGCCCACTTTGGTGGGGCCTAGATGGAGCTCAGAGGAGAGAGCGAAGTCCAGTCACTTTCTTTTGGGATGGGCTGCCTGAGCTTGTGTAGCAAACTCTGTTTAcgacagggagggaggcagatagTCAGAGCCAACAGAACAAGGTTTATAATGACATGGTGGCtgaggctgccagctcctcctgacAGCGGCTGtcaatttttctttcttgtgtttCACTGTGCACCATGAGACTTTCAGGCAAGCCCATCCCATGGATCCAGTGACACCCATCCCTTCATTAAAACCCATCTCAGCTGGAAGCTCCTCCTGGGGCAGTCATACAGGCAGAACCTGCTGAGATCTGGGACAGCACCACCACTTTCCCCAAGCTcctgctgtgcagctgggcaggggccctGGGTTGGGTCATTGCCTTCTTCCAATGTATCTTGGTCAGCAAGGACTGGGATGGTCAAATCAGTGTTCTCCATCGCTACATCACATTGCATGTTCCTGGGAGTCACTTCCTGACATCACCATGGGGAACAGGTTGGAGATACTAGCTCTGGGCTCAGTGAGTTTGTTAATGATTAAGGACCACGCACTCTGCCGCGTTGAGGCTGAAGAAACCCAGACAGGTCAATTTTCCTTTTGACAGCcttagctggaggcagctgcaatCTGTAGGATGGACTATCTATTGGTCTCATGCTGCACAGCTGTAGCAGGGAGTTCTACAGGTAACCGTAGGTACAGGTTCACAAAACACCCATGTCCTAGGGTGAATGGtgacaaaatgttttattgtcCCGCAGTGTAATGTCAAAGGAGTTATTTCAGAAATAATTTGCTCTGCTCCCCATGATGGGCCAAATTCTAGCATCAGGTTAAACACTTGTCTAGGAAGATAGGCACAAGGGGAACTGTGTTGGACAGTTATTATTGCACTGAATGCCACCAACAGTGTGCAGCTGTTACTCTATGAGTCTCTCCTTGAATCGAGACCAGGAGgggatgctctggctgctggaagGACACTGTCTCCGCAGTCCACATTTTTTCAACGTGGCCCTTCTGATTTGCCTATGGAAACTACATAGTACATACCCAGGACTACTTGCATGACTCACGCTTCTCTTAGCATCGGTGGTGTGGGAGTAGCACAGATATCCCCCACGCAAGCCAGGAGACTAATGCAAACAAACATTGCTTGTATGCTGTTGTGCCAGTTTGGGGGTAATTATAAAGGCAGCCAGAAGGTGACCTGGCATCTCTGAATCCTCCAAGGGGAGCATTGCCACAGCTCCCCTCACAGTGCTTCTGCCTTCTGGGCTAGTTTCACAAAAGGAAGTGGAAGCGCTACTCCGATTCAGAGACAAGTGGGAGGTTAACTGGGGTCACAGACGAATCACCGGTACTGGTGGGGAGGATATGAGAGTGGGACTGCAAAGGGAAGCTCTTGATGCTCTGTGCCACAAGTGCTCCCCAAAAGGCTGGGCACATATGTAACAAATACGGCCACTCTGGCAGCCCAGGGTCCTCTGTGCTCCAGGACCTTTGCTTGACTGATGCCACTTTGCCATGCTTTGTTTCTCTTTTGATGCTGGATGGCTGGCGCTTCTGGACACACTGGTTGTGCTGGGTGTTTCTAGCCTAAGAGTAGCTCCTTGGCTTTGGGCATCCTGCTCCTTTGCATTGTGAGACTGGCAGCAAACAAGATGAGCTCCATCACACTGCAGGAGGATTTTCCTTTGCTCTAATCCCTCTCTCCATACtgcagggagggctgctgctgtgtCACTGGGGAGAATCCATGCGGCTCCTGGGGGGTTCACGTCCTCTCTGGGCTGCCATTATTATGACTGCATAGCGGagtgcccagccctggtgctgcaggatCAGTGACACCTCACTCTGCGTCACAAAGCAGAAAACCAGGcatgagagtgggtgggggtagACAGCCATGCCCCGTGCCCCTAACAGGGGTTGAGGGACAGCCCATCCTTCCATAGGTTGACTTTTCTGTCTCTGTTCCTGACTGAGCCTGGGCATTTCTCCTCAAAAGAGAATTGGCTGTGACCCTTGTTAAGCAGGATCTCATCCAGGACTGAGGCTGGTCCAGGGGGTAGGGCACATGCCTAGCACTGGGAAGGCTCAGTTTCACGCTCTGCTCAGGTAAAGAAAGATGTCCTCTGTTACAAGCCAGCCCCTCAGGGCTTCACCTGTCATGGGGGAACAGTAGTGCTGAACCTCATGCAGTGGCTGCAATGATAAGCACCTCAAAGACTGCAAGATGCTCCGATACTGCGGTCCTGGGGGCAGATATGCATCATGGTCTTAAGGGAAGGAGCAGCTCAATCTCAGAGGTCAGATCATCTTGCTGACCCTGTTCAGCATGGGTAAGGAAGGGGCAAAAAGGTCCCTGGAGCAGAGTAGACATCCATCTGTGCCTGggaggccctgagctgcaggtggggagccaggctggaaATGCTGCTGAGTGTGAGCTGTGTGTGCAGTGGAGAGGGCCAGTCCCTGAAGGTGGCAGCACTAGCAGCTGGCTGTCGGCAGCACTTGCATGTGCAAAAGGCAGAAAGTACATGAAGAAAGAAGCCACTCAGAAGGGGAGGAGTGTGCAGCATCAGACACATGAGCATGCTTCCCAAAAGGCATGGACACACACTTGCTCAGGCCCATTTCCTTTGCAGCTCCTCTGCAGGGACTTTACACGGTCCTCACTACCAAGGAGATGCACTGTCTGGCAAGGGGACCCTGATGCTGCCCTTCCCAGACAGCTCTTCTGCACCTTGGGAAATGCTGGGAACCCAAGAGCCACGCCTCATGGGTTTAAAATGGAGCAGGGTGCAGCTTGCCTTCCTGCTTGGTAGGGAGGTGCCATTTGTGGAGATTGGAGATCCCTGCATgcatggcagcagggtggggctgaATGGAGACATGAACCATCTGACTCTTATGCTTTGCTTGGCCTCCCCATCCAGCACTAGAAGTCTGGGAGATGGCGCCAGCAAAACAATATTCTCCAGGCCCGGCTGAACTTTTGGCAGGAGCTTAAAGCTCATCTCTGCAGGAGACTGAACTTCCTTGGGGCCTGAGACTAGGGAACAAACTCCCACAGGAAGGAAAGAGCATCACTAACTGTCCCACTTTGTGTAGCAGCCTGGGCCATATAGAGGCCCAGAATGCAGGTATGGAAAGCAACGGGACAGGCAGAAAGGCAAATGCCCACTCAGCAGATGATGGTGCAAGGGGTGTCCACGGGATGTACTACCCCAGGAAGAATAAAGCAGTAAGACATGCACTGAGTAAGGATGGGGAGATCAGTGAAGAAGAAAAGGTCTGCTGTAGGATGTCTGCAAAGCCAAAGATTTTCCATGTGGATGCACCACAGAAACAAGCAGCCAGGCACTCTACTGCCTATCACAGCATCACTCTGCTACTCGATCAACGCCCAGTTGGAGTCCAGCAGTATTTTGCAAAGTAATCCCAGCAATCCTGATGAGCATGTTCATGGTATATTGCTACTGCCATTTCTGGTAGGTGGATTCTGTTCAGACAAGAACTCACGATGAAGAAACTGCA
Coding sequences:
- the EGR3 gene encoding early growth response protein 3, with amino-acid sequence MTGKLVEKLPGTMNTLMNQLPDNLYPEEIPNSLNLFSGNSESVAHYNQMAADNVMDIGLASEKPSQELSSYSGTFQPAPGNKTVTYLGKFAFDSPSNWCQDNIISLMSAGLLGVPPSSSAITSTQTSAASMVQPQGDVEQMYPALPPYSACGDLYPEPVAFHDPQGNAGLPYSPQDYQAAKMPDFPMLPDYNLYHHPGDMGALPEHKPFQGLDPLRVNPPPITPLETIKAFKDKQIHPGFGGLQQPPLALKPIRPRKYPNRPSKTPLHERPHACPAEGCDRRFSRSDELTRHLRIHTGHKPFQCRICMRSFSRSDHLTTHIRTHTGEKPFACEFCGRKFARSDERKRHAKIHLKQKEKKGDKGPAAAAAASPPAALAPAVTTCA